Genomic DNA from Leptotrichia wadei:
ATAAAGAAAATTCCTAAAAATGGGATTCCATTTATTACTGTCGCTACGATGGAAGCCTGTAATGCAATTAATTCAGTATTTTCAACAGGTCCGATTACTTTGTAGACTTTGAAAAATACGAAAAATAAAAATGTTATTACGAATGAACTTACGATTGCACCAATTAATTCTCCAAAAAGCTGTTCTGATGGCTTTACTTTCATTTTGTACCCTGATTTAAAGTCATTTAAAATATCGCCTGCAAGTCCGCAAGCAACTGTTATAATGCAGGCCAGCATAAATAATATTAAGGTATTTAAATTTGTATAAAATTTTATTCCGCCAATATTTAAGCCATTTAGCATTTTATTTAAGAATGAAATTAATAAAATTGTAATTATAGCGTAAATTTCCATTGGATTGACCCCAGTTTTTCCAGTTGAATATCCAGCGATTATTGTACATAAAATTGAAATCAGCACTAAAATTAATGAAAGAAAAATTGGTAATTTATAAATAAAAGTTATAATAATTATGGAAATAACCGATAAAACGAGTAATTTTACTACAATGCTTTTATTTTCTGTATCCTTTTTCATTTTATTTACAAAAATAATTTTTAAAACTATAGCAATACCAATTCCAATCATAAATCCCATTCCAAAACTGTTTTTCATAATAGGGAAATCAGCAATTTTAAACATTTTTGCAAGTGGCTCTCCAATAAAAAGAACAATCGCACCACCTAAAAACCAGACAAATGTATTTATAAATCCAAGTACATATCCTATTCCAACTAAAAGTGGCGATATATAAATACTAAAAAGTCCATTTTTTAGTGTAACTACTGTTGGAATAAGAGATGCTTTTCCTTTTGTAGAGCTAAAATCACGAAAAAAGGCGACAATTGAGCTAAATAATGTTCCAAAAGCTACATAACGGATATTTTCCGCACTTTTTCCTGAATCTACAAGATTATAGGCAGCTTCTCCAATTGGAAATTCCAATTTTTCCTCTTCGATCAATTTTGCACGAAAAATATATGATAAAAATGCCCCTGCGATACTTCCACTTAAAATAGCTAAAAGCAGCTGATACTGATTAATATCCGTTAATTTTCCACCTAGAATAATGTAGGCAGGCATTGTAAAGGCAACTCCTCCAGCTACCATTGAACCAGCACTCATAATAGTATGTGCAACTGTAATTTCCTTGTTATTTGTCTTTTTAAATAAACTTAATGTTATCATAGATAATAGTGTAACCATTATAGTTGGCCATGGCAATGCTCCAAATTTTAATGCAATGTAGAAAGAGCTAGAAGACACTAGAATTGCTCCAATAATTCCTGTGAAAACTGCTGGAAATGTTATATTTATTCCGTTCCTCTCAGTTTTTGTTGCTACTTTTTTTGTTTTTCCCATTAATTTTCCTCCCATTTTTTAATTTTATATAAAAATATGTCTTCTTGTTAAAATTTTACTTCATTTATATGGCTTTTGTCAATGAAATTTTTAGAAATATAATTTAGTATTTATATGATTTTTTATTTAATGGATTTTTGTAAATTAATTGTAAAAATAAAAACTATAAAAATTGAATAACAAAGGCAAAATGAACTTTCAATATTAGATTTATTAGAAATTATAATAAATTTTTGAATTTATTATTAAAATATATAAAAAATTGTGGTATAATGTGAAAATATGAGTATAAACAAAAAATTGAATAAAAATAAAATAATTTTTGGAAGAGGAGAATAGAATATATGTTATTAGAATTAAGGGAACTTCAGAAAAATACAAAAGAGTATTTGGGAAAAGAAATTGAAATTAACGGATGGGTAAAAAAAATTAGAAGTCAAAAGAACTTTGGGTTTATCGAGTTAAATGATGGAACTTTTTTTACTGGGATTCAAGTTGTGTTTGATGAAGCATTGGAAAATTTTGAAGAAATTTCTAAACTTACAATTTCAACTTCTGTTAAAGTTACAGGAATTGTGGTAGAATCGTTGGGGAAAGGACAGGATTATGAAATTAAGGCAACAAAAATTTCTGTTTATCAAAAGGCTGATTCAGATTATCCATTGCAAAATAAAAGACATACATTTGAGTTTTTGAGAACAATTGCACATTTACGTCCTAGAACTAATGCTTTTTTTGCAACATTCAGAGTGCGTTCAATCTTGTCTTATGCAATTCATAAATTCTTTCAGGAAAAAAACTTTGTATATGTGCAAACACCAATAATTACTGGAAGTGATGCGGAAGGTGCTGGAGAAATGTTTAGACTTACAACGCTTGATATAAATAATGTTCCAAGAACTGAAAATGGAAGTATTGACTTTAAGCAGGATTTTTTTGGAAAAGAAGCAAATCTTACAGTAAGTGGACAGTTAAATGTTGAAACATTTGCAACAGCATTTAAAAATACTTATACTTTTGGACCGACATTCAGGGCTGAAAAATCTAATACTCCAAAACATGCGGCAGAATTTTGGATGATGGAGCCTGAAATTGCATTTGCTGATTTGGATGTAAATATGGATATTATTGAAGAAATGATAAAATATATTGTAAATTATGTGAGAGAAAATGCTAAGGAAGAAATGGAATTTTTCAATAAATTTGTAGATAAAGATCTATTTGCTAGATTGGATACTTTGGTAAATAATAAATTTGATAGAATTACTTATACAGAAGCAATTGAAATTTTGAAAAATGCAAAAAAAGACTTTGAATATGAAGTTGAATGGGGAATTGATTTACAAACTGAGCATGAAAGATATTTGGCTGAAGAGCATTTTAAAAAACCAGTATTTGTAACTGATTATCCTAAAGATATAAAAGCATTTTATATGAAATTAAATGAAGATGGTAAAACAGTAAGAGCGGTTGACTTATTGGCACCTGGAATTGGAGAAATTGTAGGTGGAAGTCAAAGGGAAGATGATTATGATACCCTTTTAGGAAAAATTCGTGAAATGGGATTAAAGGAGGAAGATTACTGGTGGTATCTTGACTTAAGAAAATATGGAAGTGTGCCGCATTCAGGATTTGGTCTTGGATTTGACAGAATGCTTATGTATATTACAGGGATGACAAATATCAGAGATGTAATTCCGTTCCCAAGAACGACTAAAAATTTAGAGTTCTAATTATTTAGGAGGAACAAAATGGGAAAAACAAAAAGAGTGATGATGATGGTGGCTATTCTTTTTACTTTTGCAACAGTTGTAAAGGGAAATTACTATATTGCAGAAAATACAGAAACTGAAGGTGGAGATGCTACAACTGTAAATGAAGAAGAAAGTATTGTCCCGCCGACAACTAAGGCTGATGAAACTACAAAAAAAGCATTTAAGCCGCCAAAGGAAGAGGCAGTAAAGCCAAAGGAAAGAGATACTGGAACAATGCCTGCAACACAGACTGAAGATGTATCTACAGAAGCAAAGTATAATTCATATACAAATTATGAAAATGCGACACTTGCTAAAAAAAGTTCATCGGCTACATTTAGAATGGCTCAGCTGTATTTTAGGGATGGGCTTTATGAAAAGGCTGTAAATCTGGCATTGAAGGATGAAAATCCTGACATTCCTGTTATGTATGTAATTGCGATTGGATCTCGACTTATGGGAAATAATGACAGATCAATTGACTATTACACTAGAATTTTATCACAAGATGAAAATCAGGCTGAAGCAAAATTAGGAATAGGTATTGCTTATAAATCAAAAGGGGATTTTTCAAAGGCATTGGGATATTTAAGAGACTATAATTCTACACATTCTGATGATGAAGTAAAAAAGGAAATTACAATATTAAATGAAATATTAGCTGGTTCAAGATAAAAAATAGGGGGGATTATTGTGGAATGGCTTAGACTAAAGGAATATGGGATGAAAAATAACCATATAAAAAAATTGATGTTGATTTTTCAAGATTTTGAAGAATTATTTTATGAGGAAAATTTTAAATTGTTTAATGATGAGTTAAAACATCAGCTGGAAGAGTCAATGAAAATTGATATGAAGGAAAGAATAGAACTTTATGAGCGAAACAAGGTAAGAATAATTAGTGTAAATGATAAGGAATATCCAAAGAAATTAAAAAAAATAAAAGATTATCCAGTATTTTTGTACTTAAAGGGGAAAAAACTGAAGGATTATGAGAAAATAAAAATTGATAAAGATAAGATTTCAGTGGAAAATAAGCGAAATATAGCGGTTGTAGGTACAAGAAGAGCTACAAAATTTGGAAAAACAGCTTGCGAGAAAATTATAAATGAACTTGTAAATTATGATGTGACTTTAATTAGCGGTCTTGCAGAGGGAATTGACACAGTTGCCTTAAAAACTGCACTTGATAAGGGAATAGAAGTTGCATCGGTAGTGGGGACAGGGCTGGATATTGTATATCCCTATGACAATCGGGGCTTGTGGGAAAGGATAGCGGAAACTGGAACTATTATAAGTGAATATCCGTTGGGAACACAACCTACTAGGTGGACTTTTCCAAGAAGAAATCGGATTATTGCAGGAATGTCAGATGGAATTTTGGTGGCTGAAAGTTTCAAAAAAGGCGGTGCATTAATTACTGCAGAATTGGGATTTAGTATGAACCGTGAAATTTTTGCTATTCCAGGATTCATAAATTATCCATCTTTTGAAGGTTGTAATGATTTGATTAAAAATAATAAGGCAAAATTAATAACTTGCGGAAATGATATTGCGATTGAATTTTTGTGGGATATAAAAAAGGAAAAAAGTAAATTACAAAAATTGACAGAGGAAGAGCAGACTGTATTTGAAACGATTACAGAGGAAGTAAGTTTTGAACAGATATTGCAAAATGTGAAGGAAAAAATTGAGAAAAATAAATTATTCTCAATAATTATGAGTTTAAAAATTAAAGGATTGATTACAGAAACAAATGGGGCGAAGTATATAAGAATAGTATAATTAAAGTGAGAAAATATGAGAAATTTAGGGAAGGAATAATATGGCAATAAAGTATTCAAAAAATGAAATTTTAGAAATGATAGAGAATGCAAAATTTGATATTAGAAGTTTTTATAAACAAGATTTTGTAAACTATGCAGGGAAAACAAAAGATTCAAGAGAATATTACACAGAAATTATTGCAGAATGGTTATTGAGTCACGTTGACTTATTTAATAAGATAAAGCTAATAAATAGAGAAGGAAGTTATAGAATAGAGAGCCATGATGGAAAAATTATAAATCAAGAGTCAAATCGTGCAGAAGAAAAAATTGCTATGAAATTATTTGATTATTCGCAAAATAAGGGAGAAATTTTTGATAAAATTGGGAAAATTATAGATTATCAGACACCTTTAAAAAATATACAAACAGATGATGCTGGTAAAATAGATTTGCTTGCTTATAATGAAGACACTGACACTTTAAGAATTTTAGAATTAAAAAAATCAGATAGTAAAGAAACTATGTTAAAATGCCTGTTGGAAGTTTATACCTATTTAAAAATTGTAAATAAAGATAAACTTTTAAAAGATTTTGGATTACCAAAAAATACGATAGTTAAAGCCTCTCCACTTGTATTTTTTGAAGGGATGCAGTATATGGAAATGCAGGAAGACAGGAAAAATTTAAAAAAATTAATGGAAAAAATGGAAATAGAACCAGTCTATTTAATTGAAGAAAATGGAAAATATAAAGTGAAATTATAAGAATTTAGAAAATAATTTTAAAAATAAAAAAATATTTATAAATAGAGAAAGAAATAAGGAGAAAATAGAGTTGGCTAGAAAGTTAGTTATTGTTGAGTCACCATCAAAGGCAAAGACCATTGAAAAAATACTTGGAAGAAATTATGAGGTTGTTGCATCTTACGGGCATGTGATTGATTTGCCAAAAACTAAAATCGGAATAGATGTGGAAAATAATTTTGAGCCGCAGTATAAGGTTATAAAGGGGAAAGGTGAGATTTTAAAAAAATTAAAGGAAAAGGCAAAAAAGGCAAGTAATATTTACCTGGCTTCGGATCAGGACAGGGAAGGGGAAGCTATTGCCTGGCACATTTCAAATTATATTAAGCAGCCTGATAAAACTAGGAGAATTGAATTTAACGAGATAACTAAGACAGCTGTAAATAATGCAATTAAAAGTCCGAGGGATATTAATGATAATCTTGTGAATGCACAGCAGGCTAGAAGATTGCTAGATAGGATAGTTGGTTATAAAATAAGTCCACTTTTATGGAAGATAATTAATCGTAATGCAAGTGCTGGACGGGTTCAGTCGGTTGCGTTAAAGTTGATTTGCGACCTGGAAGATGAAATAAATGCGTTTGTTCCGCAAAAATATTGGGAAGTCAGTACATTAATTGAAAAAGATATTAACCTTAATTTAGTAAAAATTGCAGATGAGAAAGTGAATAAAATATTTGATGAAAAAGTTATAAAAAAACTAAAAAAAGACTTGAAAAATGAATCGTTGACACTTGAAAAAATAGAAATTAAGAAAAAATCTCAAAAACCGCCACTTGTATTTAAAACGAGTACGTTACAGCAGCTTGCTTCATCATATCTTGGATATGGCGCAAGTAAAACTATGAGAATTGCGCAGCAGCTTTATGAAGGGCTTGAGATTGATGGGGGAAATAAAGGGCTTATAACTTATATGAGAACAGATTCAACAAGAATTTCCATTGATGCGATAAATATGGCAAAGGATTACATAATTCAAAATTACGGGGAGAAATATGTGGGGAAATATGTCGTAAAAAATTCAAAGTCAAATGTTCAAGATGCACATGAAGGAATTCGTCCATCTGACATTAACTTGGTTCCTGATAATATAAAGGGATATTTGACAAATGAGCAGTATAAGTTGTATAAATTAATTTGGGATAGGTTTTTAGTTTCACAGTTTGCAGCGATGCAGTATGAGCAAATGCAAATTAATGCTACGAATAAAGATTATCATTTTAGGGGAACGATTAATAAGGTTATTTTTGATGGATATTACAAAATTTTTAAAGATGAAGATGAAATTAAAACTGGAGATTTTCCAGA
This window encodes:
- a CDS encoding OPT/YSL family transporter, which gives rise to MGKTKKVATKTERNGINITFPAVFTGIIGAILVSSSSFYIALKFGALPWPTIMVTLLSMITLSLFKKTNNKEITVAHTIMSAGSMVAGGVAFTMPAYIILGGKLTDINQYQLLLAILSGSIAGAFLSYIFRAKLIEEEKLEFPIGEAAYNLVDSGKSAENIRYVAFGTLFSSIVAFFRDFSSTKGKASLIPTVVTLKNGLFSIYISPLLVGIGYVLGFINTFVWFLGGAIVLFIGEPLAKMFKIADFPIMKNSFGMGFMIGIGIAIVLKIIFVNKMKKDTENKSIVVKLLVLSVISIIIITFIYKLPIFLSLILVLISILCTIIAGYSTGKTGVNPMEIYAIITILLISFLNKMLNGLNIGGIKFYTNLNTLILFMLACIITVACGLAGDILNDFKSGYKMKVKPSEQLFGELIGAIVSSFVITFLFFVFFKVYKVIGPVENTELIALQASIVATVINGIPFLGIFFMGLVAGLILSLLNLPVLTFGIGIYVPFYLTSTVFLGGLVSFIGNKVSKNSHSKLLLISNGLMSGEAIVGVILSIMAYIGLFMK
- the asnS gene encoding asparagine--tRNA ligase — translated: MLLELRELQKNTKEYLGKEIEINGWVKKIRSQKNFGFIELNDGTFFTGIQVVFDEALENFEEISKLTISTSVKVTGIVVESLGKGQDYEIKATKISVYQKADSDYPLQNKRHTFEFLRTIAHLRPRTNAFFATFRVRSILSYAIHKFFQEKNFVYVQTPIITGSDAEGAGEMFRLTTLDINNVPRTENGSIDFKQDFFGKEANLTVSGQLNVETFATAFKNTYTFGPTFRAEKSNTPKHAAEFWMMEPEIAFADLDVNMDIIEEMIKYIVNYVRENAKEEMEFFNKFVDKDLFARLDTLVNNKFDRITYTEAIEILKNAKKDFEYEVEWGIDLQTEHERYLAEEHFKKPVFVTDYPKDIKAFYMKLNEDGKTVRAVDLLAPGIGEIVGGSQREDDYDTLLGKIREMGLKEEDYWWYLDLRKYGSVPHSGFGLGFDRMLMYITGMTNIRDVIPFPRTTKNLEF
- a CDS encoding tetratricopeptide repeat protein, encoding MGKTKRVMMMVAILFTFATVVKGNYYIAENTETEGGDATTVNEEESIVPPTTKADETTKKAFKPPKEEAVKPKERDTGTMPATQTEDVSTEAKYNSYTNYENATLAKKSSSATFRMAQLYFRDGLYEKAVNLALKDENPDIPVMYVIAIGSRLMGNNDRSIDYYTRILSQDENQAEAKLGIGIAYKSKGDFSKALGYLRDYNSTHSDDEVKKEITILNEILAGSR
- the dprA gene encoding DNA-processing protein DprA gives rise to the protein MEWLRLKEYGMKNNHIKKLMLIFQDFEELFYEENFKLFNDELKHQLEESMKIDMKERIELYERNKVRIISVNDKEYPKKLKKIKDYPVFLYLKGKKLKDYEKIKIDKDKISVENKRNIAVVGTRRATKFGKTACEKIINELVNYDVTLISGLAEGIDTVALKTALDKGIEVASVVGTGLDIVYPYDNRGLWERIAETGTIISEYPLGTQPTRWTFPRRNRIIAGMSDGILVAESFKKGGALITAELGFSMNREIFAIPGFINYPSFEGCNDLIKNNKAKLITCGNDIAIEFLWDIKKEKSKLQKLTEEEQTVFETITEEVSFEQILQNVKEKIEKNKLFSIIMSLKIKGLITETNGAKYIRIV
- the topA gene encoding type I DNA topoisomerase; translation: MARKLVIVESPSKAKTIEKILGRNYEVVASYGHVIDLPKTKIGIDVENNFEPQYKVIKGKGEILKKLKEKAKKASNIYLASDQDREGEAIAWHISNYIKQPDKTRRIEFNEITKTAVNNAIKSPRDINDNLVNAQQARRLLDRIVGYKISPLLWKIINRNASAGRVQSVALKLICDLEDEINAFVPQKYWEVSTLIEKDINLNLVKIADEKVNKIFDEKVIKKLKKDLKNESLTLEKIEIKKKSQKPPLVFKTSTLQQLASSYLGYGASKTMRIAQQLYEGLEIDGGNKGLITYMRTDSTRISIDAINMAKDYIIQNYGEKYVGKYVVKNSKSNVQDAHEGIRPSDINLVPDNIKGYLTNEQYKLYKLIWDRFLVSQFAAMQYEQMQINATNKDYHFRGTINKVIFDGYYKIFKDEDEIKTGDFPELKEGSVHPIEKLNVEEGITKPPTRFSEATLVKKLESEGIGRPSTYASIVETLKTREYVEIIEKRFFPTYLGYEVKDELVKNFKDIMNVKFTANMEKELDKVEEGTVEWVQLLRDFYSSLEKDIVKFEKEIDEIKKRRVVADVMDSEGNPMILKTGLYGKYLISEANEKEKISLKGIPVSPEEIKKGEIFVKEAVEKLQNNKKGIPTDYTDENGVKYVLKVGRYGEYLESENYETDEKRMSLPLELKQKYRKGSVIELDGVLQINEEMKRLYEIDKKLIEEAGVCEFCGRPYEIKVGRYGKFLACTGYPECKTIKNIKTGKVTKVTEKEEKAKTKKTAKKSTSKVKSSTAKKKKTATAKKKKTTKKS